DNA sequence from the Oncorhynchus keta strain PuntledgeMale-10-30-2019 chromosome 1, Oket_V2, whole genome shotgun sequence genome:
cacacacacaggcacagtgTACAGTATGGTGAAGCACCTCGCCGGTCATGTTTGGCCTTCTTATTATTTCATCGCCATGGACACTACTACTGCTCAGTGTACAAACCACTCCCTCAATATATCCACAAGGACCCCCCCTCACCTCCACCTCCCATGTCTGGCCTCACTGCAGGGTCAAAGGCCATTGTGCTGTAAATGTGGGATCCCTTTTAGAGCGTACCACTATTGTAGAAAAGCTGAACCCTGTGTTCAGTGGCGTTGAGCGAGTGTGTTGGGCTTTTATTGCTGGTGCTACAGAGCTTTTCCCAACGAgagttcctttctctctcccgtctgtcttcAAGGATCATGGTGCAGCGCTTATTGTCCTTGGTACTTTCCTCAGTCTCTTACGGGCATGCCTGCTGATCACCACAGATGAGAGAGATGCAGCACAAACCAGTAGATGGACATGTTCTCTGTCAGGAGTACCAGTCATGACAACACTTAGTTCCTTTCAGAAGCACTGCTTGTGTACATGCCTTTTTCAAATACCTCATGCAATCCTCCTCTCAGACACAAATTCAGTTCCATCGATCGGAGGCAAAATGctttgaaatgaaaaaaaaaacaaagtACCCTCATAAAACCCAACCGTGTTTTTTTtggcctcccctccctccataaaTACAAATACATCTATTTTGACATACTCTCTCATCTAAAAGAGGAAATACTATGCAGGAACTTTCAAACAAGAAGTAAATCCAAAGGACGGTACCAACTTTGTCACAAAGAGAATATAAATCAACTCATAATAATTATATCATAAACATATAAATTAGTAATACAATGATCTGGTCCTTCACCATAGAGATTGCAAGGAGAAGGTtcctcttttactctctcttATTCCCTATTTCTCGCTCTCCTTTTATTTCTATCTTTATTTCAGTCAGTCACAAACACACGCAACACATTGGAATGCTGGAGAGATGTTGGTGGGGGGTGTTGGTGTGGAGGGGAACGGTTTGTGACTGTGGAGGTGTCGTTTATGTGTGACCTCCTTGGGTTTATCTCTAAAGTTTACAccaaggagaaagaggagaagacatTACTGTCATCCACCCTCAGTCTCAACGGTGCAGGTGCCAGCAGTGGAGAAGTAGAGGAAAAATGTTTTCAATATTCCTTCATGGTGTTTGTGTTAATAATTGTTTGCCAGGAGACAAAATGTAAACAGCAGTTTCTTCTGGCACCAGCTCCAGGACTCCCGAACACTGGCTCTCTCCGTCATCGTCATCTCTGCAGACCAGCTTGAGAGGAACATCATTCTCTCTCCACACCAGCAAAGAGGAGCGAGAGAGTCGACACCGTGTGTGCTGCTTGTGGAGAGTCGGATCATCGTTGCGACAGCTCTTCCGCTCTTCTCAGTTAACGACCCCTCCTCACGACCCCTCCTCACGACCCCTCCTCACGACCCCTCCTACTCTCTTCATCATGGATGACATAAGCCAGAACAGCATCATGACATAGCCTACCCTTCGGTCCCCTTCTCCACCCCACCGCCTCTGGCCCGGAAACCCTACAACAGCCAGAAGCCTCTCCTTGAAGACTTCCGTACAGCACTTTGGGAACGTCCCAATAAATCAAAATCACATGACAAGGTGACAAGAACAGGTGCAGCTGGTctcataataaataaaaaaaaatacagcaaATATTCCTTGGCAGCTTTTTTTCCacgtccccctcctcctctttccataACAACTCTAAAAAGAGAGAGTGGAATGGAGTGGTCGCCCCACTCATTCCCTACCCTGCCCCCTCACTTACCCAGCGTATAGCCCTGTCTCCATCAGACGTAGGCGGATTCGCTGGACTGGGTCCTGCCCATGTTGGGGGGCTGCGACATGTGGGTCATGTCCTTCTTGCGGATCTCGCAGATGGACTTGCGGCGGGCCTGCACGCCCCGGATGGCTGCCTTGATCTTCTTCCAGCCCAGGTGGTTGAGCTCTGCCAGGTTGAGCAGCACGCAGATGCCGCTCACGGCGAACATGAAGACCAGGAAGACCGTCTTCTCGGTGGGCCGCGACACGTAGCACTCCACCTCCTTCACGCAGGGGTAGCGGTCGCACTCGAAGATGCCCGGCACGCTGAAGCCGTATAGGAAGTACTGTCCCACCAGAAAGCCGATCTCCAGTGCGTTACGGAACACCACCTGGATAATGTAGAAGCGCGAAATGCCCTCCTGCTGGCGCTGCTTGGACTTCTTGCCATGCGTGAGCCCCCGCGGCACATTGGGGATCTCCTTGACCTCCATGCAGTCATGCTCGTCCTTCCCGTCGCCGTGGTGCACCAGGATGCCGTTGATGTTACGAAGCTTCCTGGTGCCGCTTTGCCCGTAATCCGAACGCTCCAGCAGCGGGTAGAGGAAGGAGTAGCGTCTGTCACGCTGCTTGGCCGACTGGTGCACAGAGTAGGTGATGAAGCACAGGCTGGGCGTACACACCAGAATGATCTGGAAGACCCAGTAGCGGATGTGGGAGATGGGGAAGGCCTTGTCGTAGCAGGCCTGGTTGCAGCCCGGCTGCAGGGTGTTGCAGATGAACATGGTCTGCTCGTCCTCATACACCGTTTCGCCAACGATGGCCACGATCAGGATCCGAAAGATCACCACCACGGTCAGAAGAATCCTGTATGAAAgaggcacacacagagagacagagagcgacagagacagagagtgagagagacagagagcgagagagagagagagagagagagagtagaaaataCATACAGTGTTACAGTTAACAACTGGAAGGAGTGGTGAAGAGAGAAAGGATAGTAGAAGACCAACAAAACATATTGGATTAAAGAGACTGAAGTAGCTTTGGGCACAgcaggagcaagagagagagagagaacttggataagagatgtggagttgtGGGAATTATGAGAAGTGAGTGATAGGTAAGGATGTCACTGTTCCTTTAGATGAGGTAGAACAAGGGATGCATCTGGAGCACATTCATCTGCTGAGCACAATAtctacagagcattcagaaagtattcagccctgtttactctttccacattttgttacgttacagccttattctaaattggattAAATCTGGTTTTTTTtcgtcctcatcaatctacacactataccccataaagACGAAGAAAAAAAAGGTAGATTCATGTAGAACAAcaattatttaatcaattttagaataaggctgtaaagtaacaaaacgtggaaaaagtcaaggggtctgaatactttacgaatgcttATAGTTGTCTATAACCTCTACTTCACTCTTCCTATTCAAGTTCAACCCATATCCTAAAGCACATCAAACCAGACTTTCCAGAACACTGCACTTTGTTCTCCCACCATCATTCACCTTTTGTGTACAGGAAGTAAGCACAGCATGTATGAAATACTGTTAAACCAACTTAAAATGCAGTATCCAAAAGTGTTGCTTTTAGCCAagtgaatatttttttttaaatctacttTTACCGTTCATGTCAaggtttttgctttttcattatggggtattttacaatgaggctgtaacgtaacaaaatgtggaaaagtcaaggtgtccgcatactttccgaatgcactgtacgtaTATTAGAGAAATAACAATTATTACGTGAATATTTTTTCCGTGCTACTTCCAGTCATTTTATCTTCAGCGCAACAGTTATTTAAAAcagggacatgacacatctctcTGCTTCATGGTCTAATTTTAGCGTCAGGCTCATTTAACATGTAACCCTCATCCCAGTCCCTGCTAAAGTGGATCTTGCTGTAATTAATTTTGTAACACACAATCTCTGTCTTCCCATTTTTCCTTTCCCCTTAGCAACCGATGACACTATGCACCTCGTCTGTGGTTTACATGCTATTTCTGTGCGtgtgacagaggggagagagagagattacagtgGTAGTGGGGGTGTGAAGCAATTCACTGTGATTTTTCCGCGGTGTGCTTAATGTGACATGTTGAGACGTATGTATTACAAGCGTGTGCGCTGCTTTTGTATAGCGTAGGGCTACGATTTCATTATGCGAGTGGGCTTCAGAGGCACCCTCCTTTTTCACTGTCAATGGAACTCAGACACTCTCACTCAAAGCTCTCTTCTCATTCATTTTTCATACAAACACAGCAGGCATTTTTAACGCAAGCCTTTTGTGTGGCGTAGCCTGCAGCTCTCGAGGAGTTCAGAGCAATTCACACTTGAATTGAACCTGTATTATAAATGATCATTTTTACTCCGCGGGCACAGATTTACCCACCTGCGTCTGACAATACCAATCCATTGGTCCTGGAACTCATTAACAATATTGTGATAATTTTTATGAAGTGATGACAATAGAACAAAGTGGGATTGTCACCTTAGTTGCCAAATAGTTGGATGCGGATCGGTTGATGCGGGTGAATTGGTAACCTACCAATCGGAGCGGCTTTACTGGCCTGCACATGCCACAGCTGTGGTTTCAAGGGGCATATTTCATCTGACCCAAAGTCAGCCGCTACTCACATGTAGGCCTACCTCTCATCATAGACAGAGACTGcagaggttaaaaaaaaatatgcctggaaataaattattattactatttaaaGAAGACATGCTCCCAATCGTGCCGGATGGAAATGCAGTAGAGAAAAAAATGAAATGCTTTTCCAGTTGTCGCCAGTTtagggctgagtattcactgtagCAGTTCTAGAGCATTGTGCCAGCTAGCGCACTGTATCAGTCACAGGATGTGAAAAAGTATTAGGTACAGAGGAAAAACATCAAGTTACTGTCAAATTAGTTACAGACAGAGATTAAAAGTCACACAAAAAAATGCAGGAGCTAGAGATTTCCTTGAATAAAAAAATGCCATGAGAGAACAAAGGGAGAATGAATTATATAATGGCTTCCACAGGCAACCCCACAACCTTAATCTGCACCAGGGCCAATGGAGGATTCTTGCATTAGGCCTAGTAGTTTGTTTAATGCCATCGAATAGCTTTAGATGATCTATGCCCATAACCCCCACCTGCTTCTTCTCCTCTTTTCCCCTcactatctctctttctgtctttctgtgctCCTGCTCCTACCATCTCACTCCCTCctaaccctcctctctttccctccccaccTCTGCCTCGCACTACAACAGAATCAGCTCCAAATAGAGACTATTTCTCTTTTGTTTGGGAACCATTTTTGCTACCATTGTCGGCAGACCCTGTTTAACATTAAAAGGAAATCTCCTTTGTGAATCTTGCAAAAACGTCCCAAAACGATCTGAGTAGTTCTCCGGTCCCCCCCAACAGCCTGTATTTGTTTGTCGTTAAATGAACACCCTGTCTGTATTTTCAGCCAATCCCCAGTGATTACATCAAAACATTATGCCCAGAACCCAAACTGCTTCTTTTAATTTGATCACGGTTTCTCTCTCAAATTTGAGGACAAAAGCCAGGGGAAGGTTTATTTGTATCTGCACTGATCAGTAACTAACAATGTGCACCAACATGTGGAATTACACATTCTTTTTCGGAGTGAAGCGTTGTCACAACCGTCCGTGCACAAACCAATGAGCAGCTTGCATTGTTTGCCTGCTAAAAAAGAAATACAGAGATGCCATTTGAAGTGATGCCGCTGTACATTGTTATGGAGGAAGAACAGCCCCTGTTGTACCCTACGGTCATGAATGTCGCTCTTCCCTAAGTGTGACTTACCGATTCAACCGTGTTTCTTTAAGAAACCCCTGGAGATAATATGTTGATTGAGGAAAGTGTGTacgagaggaaggaggggggctCCATGGTGCCTTTACCCAcaaaccccctccctcccctcctctctcgcctCGCACCCAGCTTCCTCTGCCAGTTACCATGGCAACAGCCGGTGGGAAGAAAAACCAGAGGTGCCCATGAGCTCTGATTCGAGCCGAGGACCAGCTAAAGTGAAGAAAGGCAACTTAACTACCCAGCAAGCTGAGAGAAACTAAACACCAGCAATAACAATGCTACCAAATCAAACTGGAACTGTCTTCTGTCATCTGTGGATGGAAGCCAGAAAACAATCATTCCacacccaggagagaacatctCTCACAACCTGTTGTGTAGAATGGTGCAGACATGGTTGATCTGTGATGGAACCTTATTGATAACCACGAACACGACCGATATATACTAATATAAAAAGACACAAGAGAAGTGTATGTGTTCCATCTGTCTTGTCCAGTGcataggctcccgagtggcgcagcggtctaaggcactgcatctcagtgcaagaggcgtcactacaggccctggtttgaatccaggctgtatcacatccggctgtgattgagagtcccatagggcggcgcacaattggcccagcgtcgtctgggtttggccggggtaggccgtcattgtaaataagaatgtgttcttaactgacttgcctagttaaataaaggttaaataaataaattggcgAGGTCATGTTATTAGAAAGTATTCAAGTCCTTTTCAGTAGGTGATGGCTGAAAAAGCGATCCATACAAAAGAAGCTGTGAAGAGTCAAAGCTGGCTTGTTTACCCTATGATTTAAGCGTTCCCCATGTGATACTGCTGTGTAATCCTCTTAAAGGGCTCCCTCTTTCCCTGGCTTCTGCTGCTGCTTTACCTGGTCTCATCCCTTTAACTCTCTCTATAAAGTGTTTCCCTGGCTTCCTCATGTCTGTCTTGTGTCAGGCTAACAAGGTTGAGCATCAATAGGACCTAGTTGACTTGACAGCAGGCCATTTGGCACCTAGCCCACAGCTACAGTATGTCTTGTTTCAGGTGAGGTCAGAATCTTGTCCGTTTAGCCAATACTGTATCGACTCTCCCCAGAGAATGTAGCCTATTTCCTCAGCTGCTCACacgtccccccacacacacacacaaacgtccccccacacacacacacatccccacacacacacaccccccacacacacacacacacacacacacacacacacacacgtccatacatatacacacatgcaGTGTATGAAATCGTACACACATGCTTACACACGTACTGTATATAAAACATCACCATCAGCACAGACACACTTATATTAATACACAGCCACATACCCAGTCAAGCATACACACAAAATACATGATGCTAATAGTCTGATATAATTATTACTGGGCTGTCCATTACAAATCCACCCACCTTAGAGAGCACGGGAAGAACACAGGAATGTCAGACATTACAGACACAATCAGCTTTCTAATGCTCGgcaacagctgtgtgtgtgagtgtctttgCGTATCTGTTTACTTGGGTGTGTCTTTGCGTATCTGTtggcttgtgtgtgtttgtgtgtgtgtgagtgaggatgGCACTCTGTTGGCAGGGGAGCGGCTCCCCTCTGCTCCTTCTGTCATCGACTGGAATgtgacagagatggaggaggtcCAGGATAGCCCTCAAGACCGGAACACACCCTCCGTGGCAGAGCCAGTACACACTGCTCAgtgctaagtgtgtgtgtgtgtgtgtgtgtgtgtgtgtgtgtgtgtgtgtgtgtgtgtgtgtgtgtgtgtgtgtgtgtgtgtgtgtgtgtgtgtgtgtgtgtgtgtgtgtgtgtgtgggggtttttGTGTGGTTTGGTGTGACATATATAGAGCCaatattgtatgtgtgtgtagatgggtagaAGGTAATgatccgtgtctgtgttttttgTGTGTCTATATAGGTCTACAGTCTATGCCGTACGGATGTAAATCTCATTTTTAGACCTCTGATGCGAGACAGTACCCACTATCTACTTCTCATTAGGTCCTACTACTGGCCTGAAAACAAACACACTATCCCTGTGCAGCTGATCAGtactgagagacagactggggtCATGGCACAGTGGTGTCCTCTCTCGATGGACACACACAAGGGCACTAGAGTGACTGGAGCTGCATTTTGTACTGATGATTTAATTATACACAGCACAGCCATGATTAATCCATATTTACCACACGAGTAGCTCCAAGTACACTCACAGTCTCACGGCAGTCCTTTACAGAGTCCCAGAGACCTCCACTCCACAGTAATCAACTGGTAACAGTATAGGTGTGCTATAGGGCTGGTATCATCATGGCAACACAGCCATCAGAGTAGAGTGCTGGGTTTGGGAAGGTCATGAGCTGGGAGCTGGGAAGAGAGCAACAGTCAGCGATCGGGGTGGGAGCACGGCTATAATCCGCATTTAATCTGCTGTTTTGGACAATCCAGTGTGGCCCATGCCAACGCCAACACCAAAACCCAAACCCAAATCACTCTCAGTCACACATGCTGGAAGCATTCTCCACTGACTCCCAGCCACACATGGTTAGCACACACTCCTCTATCGCTCCTAAATCTATTCTAAACATGTACAGTACAGAGAAGTATTATTCATATATTCTAAACATGTACAGTACAGAGAAGTATTATTCATATATTCTAAACATGTACAGTACAGATAAGTATTATTCATATATTCTAAACATGTACAGTACAGATAAGTATTATTCATATATTCTAAACATGTACAGTACAGATAAGTATTATTCATATATTCTAAACATGTACAGTACAGAGAAGTATTATTCATATATTCtaaacatatacagtacagagaaGTATTATTCATATATTCTAAACATGTACAGTACAGAGAAGTATTATTCATATATTCTAAACATGTACAGTACAGAGAAGTAAGCAAGGACCCCAGACATTATGATTCACGAGACAAGTCACATCAAGATTGATGTGTACAGTTAGTGAATCAATGTAAAAATAACACATTGCTAGTTGTGCATTTCAGTGCGATGAACGTCTACATTTTGGGTGAAGGTTGTACATTTTAATGCTTGTGTGTTTACCTGTTTataggtggggggagagagagggaaagagaaaaagagtggaggagaggtcaGTGACTCTGGCTGTTGAAGGGCTGTTAATGAGCGTTCAGTCCATGAGTCAGCACTTATGACTTCCAGGGGTTATAAATGACCGTAAGACTGACCTTAAATGACCGTAAGACTCACAGGGAGAGAATAGAATAGACACAGTGTCCCAGACCACTCTTAGGCCACTCTTAATTATTATCTTATTAACGCATGTCAACAACTCACAGTCATGGAGTCATAGattcagagagagacataccATGGTTTTGGCCTCACACTAGTGTTGGGCTCTCCACAACAGAACAGTGAGTTTTCATTACCTTACTTAGCAAGAAGCATATGAAAGGTTGTATCAGTTTGTTAAGAGCCTTTTCCCTTTGTTCTAAGCTTCCATAGACTCATAATGAGatccactgattgtacaaaggcaccaGCGCTCTCGCTCTATCTGTGAGAGTAAGATGGGTGAAGTGTCTGTGGGTATTGATTTGCACCTGGTGCAGATCATATCTTTCCCATACATCTCTGACACATTGTCTTATACCGCCTCTCAATGTTTATCTATTTTaataaggtctctctctctctctctctctctctcttgttccctgAACAGATAGAACTAGAAGGCCTTGAGAGGGAGGGCGGAATTGAGACACAATCTGCTGCAATGTTTGGGCCATAGGCATGATGAGGGCAGATATGgcatcggtctctctctctctctctctctctctctctctctctctctctctctctctctctctctctctctctctctctctctctctcgttcactgaacagacagaactagaaggCCTTGAGAGGGAGGGCGGAACTGAGACAACCTGCATCTTATCATTCTGCTGCAATGTTTGGGCTATAGGCATGATGAGGGCAGATATGGCattggtctctctctccacctctctctctctctctctctctctctctctctctctctctctctctctctctctgtctgtatgtctcctgtctctccacctcctctctctccctatctccctctctctctctctctctctctctctcgctctctcgttcactgaacagacagaactagaaggCCGTGAGAGGGAGGGCGGAACTGAGACAACCTGCATCTTATCATTCTGCTGCAATGTTTGGGCCATAGGCATGATGAGGGCATGGGGAGATAtggcattagtgtgtgtgtgttgtccactGTGTCCAACGTTGTCCCTCAGGGCTGACAGCAGCAGTTGACAGGCCTGTGTGAGTGAGCCAGACagctcagtcacacacacacacacttaatcacgcacacaaacacacacaaaaggtGTGATGACAAAAGGTGTGATGCTCCCATCTGAGGCCTAAGGAGATCAGAcacatgaataataataataatccctgtgtgtgtgtgtgtgtgtgacgtgttgtgtgtgtgtgtgtacagtcatgtgtgcatacattctacgtgcgtgcgtgcgtgtgtgtaataCATGTCCCAAATGTTTGTAACACAATTTACTTGGAAATAGTGGAAATCAATTCAGTATATTCTTGCCagtctctctctgcagcatgGTAAAGCTGAATAGTTCATGGGAAGATAAGTGAATTTGATAACGTGTTAGGTGGAGTGTGAAGTCATTGTCACATTTAGCATGTGGTTATTCATATTTGGCTGCTAACAGTGTGTGGCTTACTCCGTTTTGGCAGTGTAAACATTTGCCTGAGAGTGTAAGAGTAAATATAGCATCCAATTTACTGCAATGGAAATCAATTCGCTTGTGTTTGCATGCATGGTGCCATCTGGCTGAATGACTGTTGTGGGAAGATGTGTGAATTTGTGTGTGTtaggtggagtgtgtgtgtgtgtcacatgtgtgtgtgtgtgtgtgtgtgtgtgtgtgtgtgtgtgttggggctaACAGTGTGAGTCAAATGAGGATCTGTTTCACAAGTGTCTGTTTATGTTTGTCTATCTGTGTTGAGAGTGGGAGTAAATATAGCATGGTCTGTGTAAGGTGTTTCActggtgtttgtgtttgtatgttaTGTGCCGGccatctgctgtgtgtgtgtgtgtgtgtgtgtgtgtgtgtgtgtgtgtgtgtgtgtgtgtgtgtgtgtgtgtgtgtgtgtgtgttgggggcgAACTTGTGAGTCAAATGAGGATCTGTTTCACAAGTGTCTGTTTATGTTTGTCTATCTGTGTTGGAGGGAGCGTGGTCCTTTATTGGTCTGTGTAAGGTGTTTCACTGGTGTTTGTGTGCGTGAATAAgtatgtatttatgtgtgtgtgtgtgtgtgtgtgtgtgtgtgtgtgtgtgtgtgtgtgtgtgtgtgtgtgtgtgtgtgtgtgtgtgtgtgtgtgtgtgtgtgtgtgtgtgtgtgtgtgtgtgtgtgtgtgtgtgtgtgtgtgtgtgtgagctgtctTGCTCTCTCATCAGCTTCTATAACTTTGACTCAACCACACACAGCAGCTGCTGCTGTCAGCCCTGAGGGACAACGTTGGACACagtggacaaacacacacacacacacacactaatgccaTATCTCCCCATGCCCTCATCATGCCTATAGCCCAAACATTGCAGCAGAATGATAAGATGCAGATTGTGTCTCAGTTCCGCCCTCCCTCTCAAGGCCTTCTAGTTCTATCTGTTcagggaacaagagagagagagagaccttattAAAATAGATAAACATTGAGAGGCGGTATAAGACAATGTGTCAGAGATGTATGGGAAAGATATGATCTGCACCAGGTGCAAATCAATACCCACAGACACTCATGGATGCTTAGAACAAAGGGAAAATGCTCCTAACAAACTGTTACAACCTTTCATATGCTTCTTGCTAAGTAAGATAAAGAAAACTCACTGTTCTGTTGTGGAGAGCCCAACACTAGTTTGAGGCCTAAACAATGAGGCCTTTACTTAATCTCTGACAAACCATggtatgtctctctctgaatCTATGGCTCCATGACTGTGAGTTGTTGACATGCGTTAATAAGATAATAATTAAGAGTGGCCTAAGAGTGGTCTGGGACACTGTGGCTATTCTATTCTCTCCCTGTGAGTCTTACGGTCATTTAAGGTCAGTCTTACGGTCATTTATAACCCCTGGAAGTCATAAGTGCTGACTCATGGACTGAACCCTCATTAACAGCCCTTCAACAGCCAGAGTCACtgacctctcctccactctttttctctcacccccccccccccccttctcttaGGATTCCTAATCATCTGTTGATTGTTTACCCAGCTGTTTGGGGTACAGTAAATAGTCGAGTGGAGCCGTCACACCTGGATTAATCCAGTCAGATAGAACCCCATTGAGAGAAAATCACTCAGATGTCTCTGAATGTAACAGCTGTGTATAGGATATCTTCCGGCTTTTTCAAAGTGACATGGTTTATCCAAACACTCatccatacacccatacacaaaAGACAAGGGTTTATCTGTATGACTTTAACAGTGATGACAGGGAGCTTAGCGTTAAAGGATTGGAAGGATGAGTAATTTGAATAATGGATAGAAAATAAGAAAcggtgagagaggaggaaagggttGTGGGAGGAAAGGGTGAAAAGAGAGATATGGAATGAGAACAGACAACTGGAAAAATCCAGAAAGAAACATCCAGTGGGGAATAAGGGAAATGAGAAAATATTTGCATCGAAATGCATTTGTACACATTTTTATACGCTGTGGTGCATGTTGATAGACACATTTACTGGCTGTAGG
Encoded proteins:
- the LOC118384404 gene encoding gap junction delta-2 protein-like, with the translated sequence MGEWTILERLLEAAVQQHSTMIGRILLTVVVIFRILIVAIVGETVYEDEQTMFICNTLQPGCNQACYDKAFPISHIRYWVFQIILVCTPSLCFITYSVHQSAKQRDRRYSFLYPLLERSDYGQSGTRKLRNINGILVHHGDGKDEHDCMEVKEIPNVPRGLTHGKKSKQRQQEGISRFYIIQVVFRNALEIGFLVGQYFLYGFSVPGIFECDRYPCVKEVECYVSRPTEKTVFLVFMFAVSGICVLLNLAELNHLGWKKIKAAIRGVQARRKSICEIRKKDMTHMSQPPNMGRTQSSESAYV